In Nymphalis io chromosome 13, ilAglIoxx1.1, whole genome shotgun sequence, one genomic interval encodes:
- the LOC126772835 gene encoding uncharacterized protein LOC126772835 — protein sequence MQAGGPDSAAVSEAPSSGSEESDCEPGPEGDADAALTEEWARELLLGAGVVTPQEIRVESRAGVAGALSRVLAVTVRYESNGDRRAMPLVVKLPPRDPFGRLFVAEAQFDTREILFYTELAPALNRLAEEALGPGEGLPVPRCIKARLPDEIGGDSELVLEDVTAEGFESADFAEGLTVEKARAALHAAARLHALSLALRDREGPLDQRFDFLFPCERAAAGYLRLVRRGLPQLEAFLRGRTDCTEEAAAVSALSARAPSLLETLLRPAEPASLAHADFWSGNLLFREREGVSECIALDWQMVSLGRPMDDVALLLLSSLTPEMRRAAGESLIEDYGNRLEAECARLGTASSGTIVRRSLKPDWPRAALRALLLCAGSVDVALGEPRAERRLLEAVRDLHAQGILALKADSDA from the exons AAGCCGGTGGGCCGGATAGTGCTGCGGTCTCGGAAGCCCCCAGCAGCGGCAGTGAGGAGTCCGATTGCGAACCGGGCCCTGAAGGCGATGCAGACGCCGCACTCACAGAGGAGTGGGCGAGAGAACTCTTACTGGGCGCGGGCGTGGTCACCCCACAAGAg ATACGAGTAGAGTCTAGAGCGGGTGTTGCTGGAGCGCTCAGTAGAGTGCTGGCCGTGACCGTACGTTATGAAAGCAACGGTGACCGTAGAGCGATGCCTCTTGTAGTCAAATTGCCTCCAAGAGACCCTTTCGGGCGATTATTCGTAGCAGAAGCTCAATTCGATACCAGGGAGATCTTGTTCTACACGGAACTAGCACCAGCGCTCAATAGATTAGCAGAGGAAGCCTTAGGACCAGGCGAAGGGCTTCCTGTGCCAAGATGTATTAAAGCTAGGTTACCAG aTGAAATTGGTGGAGACAGCGAGCTAGTTTTAGAAGATGTCACGGCTGAGGGTTTTGAATCAGCGGATTTTGCGGAAGGGCTAACTGTAGAAAAAGCTAGAGCAGCACTGCATGCAGCGGCACGACTCCATGCCCTCTCTCTCGCTTTGCGTGATAGAGAAGGTCCTTTGGATcaaagatttgattttttatttccatGTGAGCGAGCCGCAGCTGGATATCTCCGATTAGTAAGACGAGGATTACCCCAACTTGAAGCATTCCTCAGAGGTCGTACAGACTGCACTGAAGAAGCCGCTGCCGTGTCAGCCCTCAGTGCGCGGGCACCTTCTCTTCTTGAGACACTGCTTCGACCAGCTGAACCTGCATCTCTCGCTCACGCAGATTTCTGGAGCGGCAATCTCCTATTCAGAGAAAGAGAAGGAGTAAGCGAATGTATTGCGCTCGACTGGCAGATGGTTTCATTAGGAAGACCGATGGATGACGTGGCATTATTGCTTCTCTCTTCTCTCACACCGGAAATGAGGAGGGCAGCTGGCGAATCCTTAATAGAAGATTATGGTAATCGCCTAGAAGCTGAATGTGCAAGATTAGGAACGGCTTCATCAGGTACCATAGTCAGACGCAGCTTAAAACCGGACTGGCCCAGAGCTGCCTTACGTGCACTGTTACTGTGTGCGGGCAGCGTAGACGTAGCTCTCGGGGAACCTAGAGCGGAGAGAAGACTGCTAGAAGCAGTTCGCGATCTGCACGCCCAAGGTATTCTTGCCCTTAAAGCTGACTCTGATGCGTGA
- the LOC126772823 gene encoding RING finger and transmembrane domain-containing protein 2, whose amino-acid sequence MAQPSQVNLDIDDEAEAESSTRNNAIHRMDSVSRPLAPNRNNLGLGDRLNSVFREIRPLVEHARMGNNARLSLPTWLPRNPPGTHQPGEGPQRPQSSIAHVNLGPGAQTYIVTERGTPVIQRSISHGISNSPSNESNISEQAPEHVDINVSVNPSNNNNINDNADNESQSEDGTQQVVDIRATLNLLLRYAPFYFILFIKYMYDSREGIFTFFVLFCTFSHSNSIVMRENGKQMNRSILSLCSELILASSCIFIVHFLFGHGKLLANVIMFPGYTEPIDVWELLWLVVLTDLIVKIITVNIKIVITMMPAFILPFQKRGKVYLFTEAVSQLYRSLITIQPWIFYLMQSYEGSEKMVGMFLTSVYGIAKVVEILVRLQLFKNATWTLLQSVNLGTKPTCEQLVSAGDACPICHDDYSTPVRLGCSHIFCELCIAAWLDREHTCPLCRAKVADEPTWRDGSTTYDFQLY is encoded by the exons ATGGCTCAACCGAGTCAAGTAAATCTCGATATAGACGATGAGGCGGAAGCAGAGAGTAGCACTCGTAATAATGCAATACATAGAATGGACTCTGTTTCCAGGCCATTGGCtccaaatagaaataatttaggTCTAGGAGATCGACTGAACAGTGTTTTTAGAGAAATTAGACCCCTGGTAGAACATGCCAGAATG ggcAATAATGCTAGATTGTCACTTCCTACATGGCTACCAAGGAATCCTCCTGGAACACATCAACCTGGCGAAGGACCTCAACGGCCGCAGAGTTCAATAGCACATGTGAATTTAGGCCCTGGAGCTCAAACTTACATTGTAACTGAAAGAGGAACACCTGTTATACAAAGGAGTATTAGTCACGGCATAAGCAATAGTCCATCTAATGAATCTAACATTTCTGAGCAAGCCCCAGAACATGTTGACATTAATGTCTCCGTAAATCcgtcgaataataataatataaatgacaatGCAGATAATGAAAGTCAGAGCGAAGATGGAACACAACAG gTGGTGGATATTAGGGCAACATTAAATCTGTTGTTACGTTATGCTCCATTCTACttcatattattcataaaatatatgtacgaCAGCAGAGAGGGTATATTCACATTCTTTGTTCTGTTCTGCACTTTCTCCCACAGTAACAGTATTGTAATGAG agAAAATGGCAAGCAAATGAATCGCAGTATATTATCATTGTGCAGTGAATTAATTCTTGCATCCAGTTGCATTTTCATTGTTCACTTTCTGTTCGGTCACGGGAAACTCTTGGCGAATGTGATAATGTTTCCGGGATATACGGAGCCCATAGATGTATGGGAGCTATTGTGGCTGGTTGTGCTCACAGATCTCATAGTTAAGATCATaacagttaatattaaaattgtgatCACAATGATGCCAGCTTTCATTTTGCCATTCCAGAAGAGG ggTAAGGTATACCTGTTCACCGAGGCCGTGTCACAGTTGTACCGCTCATTAATAACAATCCAGCCGTGGATTTTCTATCTGATGCAATCGTACGAGGGCTCGGAGAAGATGGTCGGGATGTTCCTCACGTCAGTGTACGGGATCGCGAAGGTCGTGGAGATACTGGTTCGGCTGCAACTGTTTAAAAATGCTACGTGGACGTTGTTGCAGAGTGtt AACTTGGGCACGAAGCCGACGTGCGAGCAGCTGGTGTCGGCGGGCGACGCGTGCCCCATCTGCCACGACGACTACAGCACGCCGGTGCGGCTGGGCTGCTCGCACATCTTCTGCGAGCTGTGCATCGCGGCGTGGCTGGACCGCGAGCACACGTGCCCGCTGTGCCGCGCCAAGGTGGCCGACGAGCCCACCTGGCGCGACGGCTCCACCACCTACGACTTCCAGCTCTACTAG
- the LOC126772811 gene encoding E3 ubiquitin-protein ligase RNF19B-like isoform X2, with the protein MNDILFIDQLKWLIGLVRIKNDLLLDQGERPVKLSTETQAKPTVQYIAEDEEGDVLDCPLCLSTFTAVSMERLAWCSHRCCEPCLRQYLAIEIFEARVPVNCPVCHESMHPSDVRRIVDNPALYDKYEEFSVRRALAADPDTRWCPAPDCSFAVVATGCASCPKLTCLAPGCGASFCYHCKAAWHPTQTCDAARRSRQPPPRAPQPSHNEMEHGEVKPCPRCSVLIVKVEDGSCNHMVCCVCGAEFCWLCMKEVSDLHYLSPSGCTFWGKKPWSRKKKLLWQLGTLAGAPLGIAVVAGVALPALLVGLPLWAGRRAHRRLRRARPARRRAAVAAAVAAALIVSPLVAGLAVGIGVPILLFYVYGVVPVSLCRAGGCAAPPDERDHPLDHPLDLDAASRRLEPSIGDASLSAGSQQAEVRAPSLAGLAGSLGGHEAASPAAHRLEVTADVAASDTASAASWPDDLPSTSSRTAARLRSLFLYGSTHPPPDPEAGPSAASGAAAPPAELTTACETRSPSPDDS; encoded by the exons TATTGGACCAGGGGGAGCGACCAGTCAAACTCAGCACAGAAACACAGGCAAAGCCGACAGTGCAGTACATTGCGGAGGACGAAGAG gGCGACGTACTCGACTGTCCACTATGCCTGTCCACATTCACCGCAGTCAGTATGGAGCGGCTAGCATGGTGCTCCCACCGCTGCTGCGAGCCCTGCCTACGTCAATACCTCGCCATCGAGATATTCGAAGCGAGGGTGCCAGTCAACTGCCCAGTTTGCCATGAGAGCATGCATCCGTCTG aTGTCCGACGAATAGTCGACAACCCTGCACTCTACGATAAATATGAAGAGTTCTCAGTGCGTCGAGCGCTCGCCGCTGACCCCGACACGCGGTGGTGTCCAGCGCCGGACTGCAG TTTCGCAGTGGTGGCCACGGGTTGCGCGTCGTGTCCGAAGCTGACGTGCCTGGCGCCGGGCTGCGGCGCGTCGTTCTGTTACCACTGCAAGGCCGCGTGGCACCCCACGCAGACCTGCGACGCGGCGCGACGGAGCCGCCagccgccgccgcgcgcgccgcagCCCTCGCACAACGAAATGGAACACG GTGAAGTTAAGCCATGTCCGAGGTGTTCAGTGCTCATCGTCAAAGTCGAGGACGGTTCGTGCAATCACATGGTCTGCTGCGTTTGCGGCGCGGAGTTTTGCTGGCTTTGTATGAAAGAAGTCTCAGATCTGCATTACCTAAG TCCAAGTGGCTGCACATTCTGGGGCAAGAAACCTTGGTCAAGAAAAAAGAAGCTACTCTGGCAGTTAGGAACACTCGCAGGAGCGCCCCTCGGTATCGCAGTGGTAGCGGGAGTCGCGTTGCCCGCGCTACTGGTGGGGCTGCCGCTCTGGGCCGGTCGCAGGGCACACCGGAGACTGCGGCGCGCCCGCCCCGCCCGCCGTAGGGCTGCAGTCGCCGCCGCTGTCGCCGCTGCG CTGATCGTATCGCCCCTGGTAGCGGGTCTGGCCGTGGGTATCGGCGTGCCCATCCTGCTGTTCTACGTGTACGGCGTGGTGCCCGTGTCGCTGTGCCGCGCGGGGGGCTGCGCCGCGCCGCCCGACGAGCGCGACCACCCGCTCGACCATCCGCTCGACCTCGACGCCGCCTCGCGCCGCCTCGAGCCCAGCATCG GCGATGCGTCGCTGTCGGCCGGCTCGCAGCAGGCGGAGGTGCGCGCGCCGTCGCTGGCGGGGCTGGCGGGCTCGCTGGGCGGGCACGAGGCCGCGTCGCCCGCCGCGCACCGCCTCGAGGTGACGGCCGACGTGGCCGCGTCCGACACGGCCAGCGCCGCCAGCTGGCCCGACGACCTGCCGTCCACGTCGTCGCGCACGGCGGCGCGCCTGCGCAGCCTGTTCCTGTACGGGTCGACGCACCCGCCGCCCGACCCGGAGGCGGGCCCGTCGGCCGCGTCCGGCGCCGCCGCCCCGCCCGCCGAGCTCACCACGGCGTGCGAGACGCGCTCGCCCTCGCCCGACGACTCGTAA
- the LOC126772811 gene encoding E3 ubiquitin-protein ligase RNF19B-like isoform X1, whose product MVESEGMRRGGCGWGGGVLGRWSLRRLLLDSPLVGRRLAHSVLDQGERPVKLSTETQAKPTVQYIAEDEEGDVLDCPLCLSTFTAVSMERLAWCSHRCCEPCLRQYLAIEIFEARVPVNCPVCHESMHPSDVRRIVDNPALYDKYEEFSVRRALAADPDTRWCPAPDCSFAVVATGCASCPKLTCLAPGCGASFCYHCKAAWHPTQTCDAARRSRQPPPRAPQPSHNEMEHGEVKPCPRCSVLIVKVEDGSCNHMVCCVCGAEFCWLCMKEVSDLHYLSPSGCTFWGKKPWSRKKKLLWQLGTLAGAPLGIAVVAGVALPALLVGLPLWAGRRAHRRLRRARPARRRAAVAAAVAAALIVSPLVAGLAVGIGVPILLFYVYGVVPVSLCRAGGCAAPPDERDHPLDHPLDLDAASRRLEPSIGDASLSAGSQQAEVRAPSLAGLAGSLGGHEAASPAAHRLEVTADVAASDTASAASWPDDLPSTSSRTAARLRSLFLYGSTHPPPDPEAGPSAASGAAAPPAELTTACETRSPSPDDS is encoded by the exons TATTGGACCAGGGGGAGCGACCAGTCAAACTCAGCACAGAAACACAGGCAAAGCCGACAGTGCAGTACATTGCGGAGGACGAAGAG gGCGACGTACTCGACTGTCCACTATGCCTGTCCACATTCACCGCAGTCAGTATGGAGCGGCTAGCATGGTGCTCCCACCGCTGCTGCGAGCCCTGCCTACGTCAATACCTCGCCATCGAGATATTCGAAGCGAGGGTGCCAGTCAACTGCCCAGTTTGCCATGAGAGCATGCATCCGTCTG aTGTCCGACGAATAGTCGACAACCCTGCACTCTACGATAAATATGAAGAGTTCTCAGTGCGTCGAGCGCTCGCCGCTGACCCCGACACGCGGTGGTGTCCAGCGCCGGACTGCAG TTTCGCAGTGGTGGCCACGGGTTGCGCGTCGTGTCCGAAGCTGACGTGCCTGGCGCCGGGCTGCGGCGCGTCGTTCTGTTACCACTGCAAGGCCGCGTGGCACCCCACGCAGACCTGCGACGCGGCGCGACGGAGCCGCCagccgccgccgcgcgcgccgcagCCCTCGCACAACGAAATGGAACACG GTGAAGTTAAGCCATGTCCGAGGTGTTCAGTGCTCATCGTCAAAGTCGAGGACGGTTCGTGCAATCACATGGTCTGCTGCGTTTGCGGCGCGGAGTTTTGCTGGCTTTGTATGAAAGAAGTCTCAGATCTGCATTACCTAAG TCCAAGTGGCTGCACATTCTGGGGCAAGAAACCTTGGTCAAGAAAAAAGAAGCTACTCTGGCAGTTAGGAACACTCGCAGGAGCGCCCCTCGGTATCGCAGTGGTAGCGGGAGTCGCGTTGCCCGCGCTACTGGTGGGGCTGCCGCTCTGGGCCGGTCGCAGGGCACACCGGAGACTGCGGCGCGCCCGCCCCGCCCGCCGTAGGGCTGCAGTCGCCGCCGCTGTCGCCGCTGCG CTGATCGTATCGCCCCTGGTAGCGGGTCTGGCCGTGGGTATCGGCGTGCCCATCCTGCTGTTCTACGTGTACGGCGTGGTGCCCGTGTCGCTGTGCCGCGCGGGGGGCTGCGCCGCGCCGCCCGACGAGCGCGACCACCCGCTCGACCATCCGCTCGACCTCGACGCCGCCTCGCGCCGCCTCGAGCCCAGCATCG GCGATGCGTCGCTGTCGGCCGGCTCGCAGCAGGCGGAGGTGCGCGCGCCGTCGCTGGCGGGGCTGGCGGGCTCGCTGGGCGGGCACGAGGCCGCGTCGCCCGCCGCGCACCGCCTCGAGGTGACGGCCGACGTGGCCGCGTCCGACACGGCCAGCGCCGCCAGCTGGCCCGACGACCTGCCGTCCACGTCGTCGCGCACGGCGGCGCGCCTGCGCAGCCTGTTCCTGTACGGGTCGACGCACCCGCCGCCCGACCCGGAGGCGGGCCCGTCGGCCGCGTCCGGCGCCGCCGCCCCGCCCGCCGAGCTCACCACGGCGTGCGAGACGCGCTCGCCCTCGCCCGACGACTCGTAA